From Streptomyces sp. NBC_00690, a single genomic window includes:
- a CDS encoding MFS transporter — MKWGMLTLVSLGFVAMTVNWFNIATGFGPIADEFGLTVPSVAMLISIFVAAYGLLHIPGGFLATKWGLRKVLALGLAVEGLGALLSATAQSFTELIIWRALCGVGASVFAAVGIAAVSVWFRERHHTLALGISSAAFSVGTALGLYVWADITAATSWRTSLVIGGVFCLAVAAASAVFFRIPPGADALQGVHLTREGLRRTLGNRDIWLYGIAFFGAYGAYLTGSQLIASYGEHRGLSGSTVAAAAFLIGMAGVPGSIAAGWIADRFGSTRSLFIAGAILESLFLLALPLSGPATFWIPAVGIGFMFNFTFAIWQTAPGDSPHIAPEHLSTAIGLMLTVSAVGGFVLPWAFGLLADGPGYPAAWTLMGVVGILTALIALAIKPSRPDTIPVLPVTAVRPATATEAS, encoded by the coding sequence ATGAAGTGGGGAATGCTTACGCTGGTCTCGCTCGGGTTCGTGGCGATGACCGTCAACTGGTTCAACATCGCCACGGGTTTCGGTCCCATCGCGGACGAGTTCGGACTCACCGTCCCGTCGGTGGCAATGCTCATCTCCATCTTCGTCGCAGCATATGGACTGCTGCACATCCCCGGTGGCTTCCTGGCCACGAAATGGGGACTGCGCAAGGTACTCGCCCTCGGTCTCGCCGTGGAGGGCCTCGGCGCCCTGCTCTCGGCGACCGCCCAGAGCTTCACCGAACTGATCATCTGGCGGGCGTTGTGCGGGGTGGGGGCCTCGGTCTTCGCCGCAGTGGGTATCGCGGCCGTCAGTGTGTGGTTCCGCGAGAGACATCACACCCTGGCACTCGGTATCTCCTCCGCCGCGTTCAGCGTGGGCACCGCGCTCGGACTGTACGTATGGGCGGACATCACCGCGGCCACCTCCTGGCGCACCTCACTGGTCATCGGCGGTGTGTTCTGCCTCGCCGTCGCCGCCGCCAGCGCCGTCTTCTTCCGCATCCCACCCGGTGCGGATGCCCTCCAGGGCGTGCACTTGACCCGCGAGGGGCTGCGGCGGACCCTGGGCAACCGGGACATCTGGTTGTACGGCATCGCCTTCTTCGGTGCCTACGGCGCCTATCTGACCGGCTCCCAACTGATCGCCTCCTACGGTGAGCACCGTGGGCTGTCCGGCTCCACGGTCGCCGCCGCCGCCTTCCTCATCGGCATGGCCGGAGTACCGGGGAGCATCGCGGCGGGCTGGATCGCCGACAGGTTCGGCAGCACCCGTAGCCTCTTCATCGCCGGCGCCATACTGGAGAGCCTCTTCCTCCTGGCGCTCCCCCTGTCCGGTCCCGCGACCTTCTGGATACCAGCCGTCGGCATCGGCTTTATGTTCAACTTCACCTTCGCCATCTGGCAGACCGCCCCCGGCGACTCCCCACACATCGCCCCCGAACACCTCAGCACCGCGATCGGTCTGATGCTCACCGTCTCCGCCGTCGGTGGATTCGTCCTCCCCTGGGCCTTCGGGCTGCTCGCCGACGGCCCCGGCTATCCGGCCGCCTGGACATTGATGGGAGTGGTGGGCATCCTCACCGCCCTCATCGCCCTCGCGATCAAACCTTCCCGGCCGGACACGATCCCCGTGCTCCCCGTCACCGCCGTCCGACCCGCAACGGCGACCGAAGCCAGCTGA
- a CDS encoding alpha/beta hydrolase gives MSSDPCIDAAYNVRLTVEETEFRRTVTAYRTESERVTGPLAGHRAIAYDEHSDERLDVWGVSDEGPRPVFLAVHGGYWRMLSRHDTAFMAGALNDAGIATVSIDYTLAPTASLEEIVRQVRAAVAWIHRHGADFGLDPDRIVVGGSSAGGHLTATTMVGGWQEPLGLPPDVVKGALPISGLFDLRPLVKSFANEWLGLDAQRAAALSPLLADFPATTHPRAVIAVAEHDGTGFLEQSSRFHDSYSAHAPASLLVVPGRHHYDIFLDLADPDSALFERLVHLVDQSSTAAGAARTVRRRV, from the coding sequence ATGAGCTCCGACCCGTGCATCGACGCCGCGTACAACGTCCGACTGACCGTCGAGGAAACCGAGTTCCGGCGTACCGTCACCGCCTACCGCACGGAGTCGGAGCGGGTGACGGGCCCGCTCGCCGGACACCGGGCCATCGCCTACGACGAGCACAGCGATGAGCGTCTTGATGTGTGGGGGGTGAGCGACGAAGGACCACGCCCGGTCTTCCTGGCGGTGCACGGCGGCTACTGGCGGATGCTGTCGCGCCATGACACCGCCTTCATGGCCGGCGCACTGAATGACGCCGGAATCGCCACCGTCTCCATCGACTACACACTGGCGCCCACCGCCTCCTTGGAGGAGATCGTCCGACAGGTCCGGGCTGCCGTGGCCTGGATCCACCGACACGGCGCCGACTTCGGCCTCGACCCCGATCGCATCGTCGTCGGAGGCAGTTCGGCCGGTGGACACCTCACCGCCACCACCATGGTCGGTGGGTGGCAAGAACCACTGGGGCTACCGCCCGACGTGGTGAAGGGCGCCCTGCCCATCAGCGGCCTCTTCGATCTAAGACCGCTGGTCAAGTCCTTCGCCAACGAATGGCTGGGGCTGGACGCACAACGCGCGGCAGCCCTCAGCCCCCTGCTCGCCGACTTCCCCGCGACCACCCATCCGCGGGCAGTCATCGCCGTCGCCGAACACGACGGCACCGGCTTCCTGGAGCAGAGCTCCCGATTCCACGACTCCTACTCCGCGCACGCCCCGGCCAGTCTATTGGTCGTCCCCGGCCGTCACCACTACGACATCTTCCTCGACCTCGCCGACCCGGATTCCGCGCTGTTCGAACGGCTGGTGCACCTGGTGGACCAATCCTCTACAGCCGCCGGAGCAGCCAGAACCGTCCGAAGGCGGGTCTGA
- a CDS encoding alpha/beta fold hydrolase has product MSSSDALRSTTVNGHPITHDLHGPEGAPVVVLLSGWCQDHRLFNPLVPQLASTHQVLRINWRGHGDDRSPITDFGYQEQADDVLALLDKLEVETFLPVSTSHGGWANVEIADRLGPARVPRAIVIDWIMTAPPAGFADGLAAIQDPKRWVAGRQGLFDTWLNGSTHAGVRHHLDHEMAGFDFEMWARSCRVIADAYEQWGSPLERMLALGEHRPVRHLFSQPTVPAYVNAQREFAARHPWFSYHEVGGETHFPTLDSPEVVADQIRAFLADGEAGAS; this is encoded by the coding sequence GTGAGCAGTTCTGACGCCCTCCGGAGCACCACCGTGAACGGCCATCCCATCACTCATGATCTGCACGGACCCGAGGGCGCCCCGGTCGTGGTGCTGCTCAGCGGCTGGTGCCAGGACCACCGTCTGTTCAATCCGTTGGTGCCCCAACTCGCAAGCACCCATCAGGTACTTCGCATCAACTGGCGTGGCCACGGCGATGACCGGTCGCCCATCACCGATTTCGGCTATCAGGAACAGGCCGACGATGTACTCGCCCTGCTCGACAAGCTAGAGGTAGAAACGTTTCTTCCCGTCTCCACCTCGCATGGCGGCTGGGCCAACGTCGAAATCGCCGACCGGCTCGGCCCGGCCCGGGTGCCAAGGGCGATCGTGATCGACTGGATCATGACCGCACCTCCGGCGGGCTTCGCCGACGGGCTGGCCGCCATCCAGGACCCGAAGCGGTGGGTGGCCGGGCGCCAAGGGCTCTTCGACACCTGGCTCAACGGCTCGACGCACGCCGGTGTGCGCCACCACCTCGACCACGAGATGGCCGGGTTCGACTTCGAGATGTGGGCGAGGTCCTGCCGGGTCATCGCCGACGCCTACGAACAGTGGGGCTCTCCCCTGGAGCGGATGCTGGCCCTGGGCGAACACCGTCCCGTACGGCATCTGTTCTCGCAACCGACAGTGCCCGCGTATGTGAACGCCCAGCGGGAGTTCGCGGCCCGGCACCCCTGGTTCTCGTACCACGAGGTCGGCGGAGAGACACACTTCCCGACACTGGACTCGCCGGAGGTGGTGGCCGACCAGATCCGAGCGTTCCTCGCTGACGGCGAAGCCGGGGCGAGCTGA
- a CDS encoding FAD-dependent monooxygenase: MSTKPAQGHAEIIGAGISGLTVATALGQRGWSVRLHERDSEIRAIGAGIYVWGNGLRALKALGLHDEAVVGAHIGPVLESRDHRNRVVESIPINSAGRPEVRTIMRDRLISTLVKGAEAAGVEIVTGSEVTVSGSDGALVNVDGESVGGGADVVIAADGVRSRVRDRFGLTVCHDHMKQGATRLTVPRSDDFVPAADRDKYIEYFSGRRRVLYTPSSATALYVALVADESDTAASKVPVDTDTWVRSFPHLETLLRSLDGVPARWDTFEFLKLRSWSHGRVALIGDAAHAQPPYLGQGGGCAMMNALGLADALSAPGAGPVEGRLAAWEAAERPLIEHTQQWSYRLRLLNLIPDAPRSSLLGLTGRWKGLGASRMRAALAVPTGADRFDGAAA, encoded by the coding sequence ATGTCGACGAAGCCGGCCCAGGGACATGCCGAGATCATCGGCGCAGGAATCAGCGGACTGACCGTTGCCACCGCCCTCGGGCAGCGAGGCTGGTCCGTGCGACTGCACGAACGCGACAGTGAGATCCGGGCCATCGGTGCGGGCATCTACGTGTGGGGAAACGGACTGCGGGCCCTGAAAGCGCTGGGTCTCCACGACGAGGCCGTCGTCGGCGCGCACATCGGTCCGGTGTTGGAGAGCCGTGACCACCGCAACCGAGTGGTAGAGAGCATCCCGATCAACTCCGCCGGTCGGCCCGAGGTCCGCACCATCATGCGCGACCGTCTCATCAGCACCCTGGTCAAGGGCGCCGAAGCGGCGGGCGTGGAGATCGTCACCGGCTCCGAGGTCACCGTCTCCGGTTCGGATGGAGCGTTGGTGAACGTCGACGGTGAATCCGTCGGTGGCGGGGCTGACGTGGTGATCGCGGCGGACGGCGTCCGCTCCCGAGTCCGGGACCGGTTCGGTCTGACTGTCTGCCACGACCATATGAAACAGGGCGCCACCAGGCTCACCGTCCCCCGCTCGGACGACTTCGTACCGGCCGCCGACCGCGACAAGTACATCGAGTACTTCAGTGGTCGTCGCCGGGTCCTCTACACCCCGTCCAGCGCCACGGCGCTCTATGTCGCACTGGTCGCCGACGAGAGTGACACGGCTGCCAGCAAGGTGCCCGTCGACACCGACACCTGGGTGCGGTCCTTCCCACACCTGGAGACCCTGTTGCGTTCGCTGGACGGCGTCCCCGCCCGCTGGGACACCTTTGAGTTCCTCAAGCTCCGCTCCTGGTCCCACGGGCGAGTGGCGCTGATCGGGGACGCGGCGCACGCCCAGCCGCCCTACCTCGGGCAGGGCGGTGGGTGCGCCATGATGAACGCGCTGGGGCTCGCCGACGCACTGTCCGCACCGGGTGCAGGCCCGGTGGAAGGGCGGCTCGCGGCCTGGGAGGCGGCGGAGCGCCCGCTGATCGAGCACACCCAGCAGTGGTCGTACCGGTTGCGGCTGCTCAATCTGATCCCCGATGCACCCCGTTCCTCGCTGCTCGGTCTGACCGGTCGGTGGAAGGGGCTCGGGGCGTCCAGGATGCGGGCGGCCCTCGCCGTCCCGACGGGCGCTGACCGCTTCGACGGCGCTGCCGCATGA
- a CDS encoding MFS transporter: MRVSTAAPAQVDGQTLLARLERLPVSRPHHALLLMGGLGIAFDGMDGALLAYVLPAVTELWHLSSWQTGLLGSSLLIGIMIGALTAGLVGDKIGRRPVMMYALALYCGATAVAALAPNWQFFFGARVVAGIGAGAEAAIIPAFMAEFVPGRVRGLFVGAIAGFFSFGYLGAALLGRFLIPGHEEGWRIAQLVTSAPVLMLLWWRTRLPESPRWLVQRGRMREADEVVTELETRVERATGRTLPPVPPTYGLSAPPVSQMRSRTRLAALWRGGFARRTVVLWLLWICTTFAYYGFFIWMPSLLIERGMSMEQSFTSTLLITLAQIPGYYSAAFLSERLGRTRTIALYLAGGALSAGLLAQGGAEARILWCGAFLSYFMNGSYAALYAYSTEVYPTAIRATGAGAASAFGRLGGIAAPLAIGVLYPVVGFGGVFALVTGVLAAGAAIALACGLRTTGQTLEELGGAGPVGGCDGIRAEGVHSHR, from the coding sequence ATGCGGGTATCGACCGCTGCGCCGGCTCAGGTCGACGGTCAAACCCTGCTCGCCCGGCTGGAACGCCTCCCGGTCTCCAGGCCGCATCACGCCCTGCTGCTCATGGGCGGCTTGGGCATCGCGTTCGACGGCATGGACGGCGCACTCCTCGCGTACGTCCTGCCCGCCGTCACGGAGTTGTGGCACCTCTCGTCCTGGCAGACCGGGCTGCTCGGCAGTTCGCTCCTGATCGGCATCATGATCGGCGCACTGACAGCCGGGCTGGTCGGGGACAAGATCGGGCGGCGGCCCGTGATGATGTACGCCCTCGCCCTCTACTGCGGTGCGACTGCCGTGGCGGCCCTTGCTCCGAACTGGCAGTTCTTCTTCGGAGCGAGGGTAGTGGCCGGCATCGGAGCGGGCGCCGAGGCCGCGATCATCCCGGCGTTCATGGCCGAGTTCGTGCCCGGCCGGGTGCGCGGGCTCTTCGTCGGAGCGATCGCCGGTTTCTTCTCCTTCGGCTATCTCGGCGCCGCGCTGCTCGGCAGATTCCTCATTCCGGGCCATGAAGAGGGCTGGCGGATCGCACAACTCGTCACCTCTGCACCGGTCTTGATGCTCCTGTGGTGGCGCACCAGGCTCCCGGAGTCACCGCGCTGGCTCGTACAGCGCGGCAGGATGCGAGAGGCGGACGAGGTCGTCACGGAGTTGGAGACCAGGGTCGAGCGGGCGACCGGTCGAACCCTTCCTCCGGTGCCACCGACCTACGGCCTCTCGGCTCCACCCGTGTCACAGATGCGTTCGCGGACACGGCTTGCCGCCCTGTGGCGCGGTGGCTTCGCACGGCGCACCGTCGTGCTGTGGCTGCTCTGGATCTGCACCACCTTCGCCTACTACGGCTTCTTCATCTGGATGCCCTCGCTACTGATCGAGCGGGGTATGAGCATGGAGCAGAGCTTCACCAGCACCCTCCTGATCACGCTCGCCCAGATCCCCGGCTACTACTCGGCGGCGTTCCTGAGCGAGCGTCTGGGACGCACTCGGACGATCGCGCTCTATCTGGCCGGCGGTGCACTGTCGGCGGGACTCCTCGCCCAGGGTGGCGCGGAGGCCCGCATCCTGTGGTGCGGAGCGTTCCTCTCGTACTTCATGAACGGCAGCTATGCCGCTCTCTACGCCTACAGCACCGAGGTCTACCCGACCGCGATCCGCGCGACCGGTGCGGGCGCCGCCTCCGCCTTCGGGCGGCTCGGCGGGATCGCGGCGCCGTTGGCCATCGGTGTGCTGTACCCGGTGGTCGGATTCGGCGGGGTGTTCGCGCTGGTCACGGGGGTGTTGGCGGCGGGTGCGGCCATTGCTCTGGCCTGCGGACTGAGGACGACCGGTCAGACGCTTGAGGAGCTCGGCGGTGCGGGCCCGGTCGGCGGGTGCGATGGGATCCGAGCGGAGGGCGTCCACTCCCATCGCTGA
- a CDS encoding amidohydrolase family protein: MCLDHSTPPPSAQATRRGVMAAAAALAGAAALTGTASGTAVAGERPKTAPQSRPPRGGTMIIDGGTLLDPLTGRTTEDAVVVIEDGIVRAAGTRRATRNDVAAVKGIARIVKAHGRWVLPGLVDAHIHLSTLTEAHTVLRQGVTSVRSGSALFYQDIAVRELARWTPQRAPRVRAAGVHVQPKLGDSILADPDLAPLARRKDGIHADDDLRRIVGVNLARGADAIKTSANGRAGVPDQDPLTRVYDRDQLSTIVAAARRGGASVLCHCYSEKGCHDAVVAGVKSIEHGVYLGERTMGEMRRRGTYFTPTLSAMAGLAEDPNPILAERGRVFLPVIKRAVLRAHEMGVPLAAGSDSAGGTVDPIGREIELMRASGLTALDSIRTATTNAARLIGLERTAGRLARGFRGDAVLIDGDPLRNVSVLKTPDSVISFGFPVGA; the protein is encoded by the coding sequence ATGTGCCTTGACCACTCCACTCCGCCGCCCTCCGCACAAGCCACCCGCAGGGGTGTGATGGCTGCCGCGGCAGCACTCGCGGGGGCAGCAGCCCTGACCGGTACCGCATCGGGAACGGCGGTGGCGGGCGAGAGACCGAAGACCGCCCCGCAGAGCCGTCCGCCACGCGGTGGAACGATGATCATCGACGGTGGCACGCTCTTGGACCCGCTGACGGGTCGAACCACCGAGGACGCGGTGGTCGTCATCGAGGACGGCATCGTGCGCGCCGCCGGGACCCGGAGGGCCACCCGCAACGACGTCGCCGCCGTCAAGGGAATCGCACGGATCGTCAAGGCCCACGGCCGTTGGGTGCTCCCCGGGCTGGTCGACGCCCATATCCACCTCAGCACCCTCACCGAGGCCCACACCGTGCTCCGCCAGGGCGTCACCAGCGTGCGCAGCGGTTCCGCGCTCTTCTACCAGGACATCGCCGTGCGCGAGTTGGCCCGCTGGACGCCTCAGCGCGCACCGCGCGTGCGGGCCGCGGGCGTCCATGTCCAGCCCAAGCTGGGCGACTCGATCCTCGCCGACCCCGATCTCGCACCGCTCGCCCGCCGCAAGGACGGCATCCATGCCGACGACGATCTGCGCCGTATCGTCGGGGTCAATCTCGCCCGGGGCGCCGATGCCATCAAGACCAGTGCCAACGGCCGTGCGGGAGTTCCCGACCAGGACCCGCTCACCCGGGTCTACGACCGTGACCAACTGTCCACCATCGTGGCCGCGGCCCGCCGGGGTGGCGCGTCGGTGCTGTGCCACTGCTACAGCGAGAAGGGGTGCCACGACGCCGTGGTGGCCGGCGTCAAGAGCATCGAGCACGGCGTGTACCTCGGCGAGCGCACCATGGGCGAGATGCGCCGACGCGGCACCTACTTCACACCGACGCTGTCCGCGATGGCCGGGCTGGCCGAGGACCCCAACCCGATCCTTGCCGAGCGTGGCCGCGTCTTCCTCCCCGTCATCAAGCGCGCCGTGCTCAGGGCGCACGAGATGGGCGTTCCACTCGCTGCGGGCAGCGACTCGGCCGGTGGCACCGTCGACCCGATAGGCCGCGAGATCGAGTTGATGCGGGCGTCTGGACTCACCGCACTGGACTCGATCCGCACCGCCACCACGAACGCGGCCCGGTTGATCGGCCTGGAGCGGACCGCCGGCAGGCTGGCGCGCGGATTTCGTGGGGATGCGGTTCTGATCGACGGCGACCCGTTGCGGAACGTGTCCGTGCTCAAGACACCCGATAGCGTGATCAGTTTCGGGTTCCCGGTCGGAGCCTGA
- a CDS encoding MurR/RpiR family transcriptional regulator: MTYDSGADDIDTGAHPPEGAGGGGTVAEWLDGLLTGVSVGPKAAHVREVLTTQPTYCSYATAAEVAARAEVNPATVVRFAQLLGFPGWPQLQAGLRAVYLDQRFDTGHPVGGDGGLLATAFARDAQNLKALEKSFDFETARRVVSAIRDARRTVVVASGTHAIPASALAMVAASRGFPISYEDRGGPQLANVLARLGAGDCLVAWSFWQHYRQTVAALRIARAAGATTCVITDTLRSPPAREAEHVLVIPTEGVASIQSMTAATSVAYGLLAELMASDPAGSRTAVRQVSGIWRELDLFAEDASEKGV; the protein is encoded by the coding sequence GTGACCTATGACAGTGGTGCTGACGACATCGACACGGGGGCACACCCCCCAGAAGGCGCGGGCGGTGGGGGCACGGTCGCGGAGTGGCTCGACGGGTTACTGACCGGCGTCTCCGTCGGCCCCAAGGCGGCCCACGTCCGCGAGGTGCTGACGACCCAACCCACCTACTGCTCGTACGCCACCGCCGCGGAGGTCGCGGCGCGTGCCGAGGTCAACCCGGCGACGGTGGTGCGGTTCGCGCAGCTCCTCGGCTTTCCCGGATGGCCGCAACTGCAGGCCGGATTGCGGGCCGTCTACCTCGACCAGCGGTTCGACACCGGGCATCCGGTCGGGGGCGACGGGGGCCTGCTGGCGACCGCCTTCGCCCGGGACGCGCAAAACCTGAAGGCGCTGGAGAAGTCCTTCGACTTCGAGACCGCCCGACGCGTGGTGAGCGCCATCCGAGACGCCCGCCGTACGGTCGTCGTTGCCTCCGGCACTCACGCCATCCCGGCGAGCGCCCTGGCGATGGTCGCGGCCAGCCGCGGCTTCCCGATCAGTTACGAGGACCGGGGCGGACCCCAACTCGCCAATGTGCTCGCCCGGCTGGGGGCGGGCGACTGCCTGGTGGCCTGGAGCTTTTGGCAACACTACCGGCAGACCGTCGCCGCACTACGGATCGCCCGGGCGGCGGGCGCCACGACCTGCGTGATCACGGACACGCTTCGTTCCCCACCGGCGCGGGAGGCCGAACACGTCCTGGTCATCCCCACCGAGGGAGTGGCGAGCATCCAGTCGATGACCGCCGCGACCAGCGTCGCCTACGGTCTCCTCGCCGAGCTGATGGCATCCGACCCCGCGGGGAGCCGCACCGCGGTCCGGCAGGTGTCCGGCATCTGGCGCGAGCTCGACCTGTTCGCCGAGGACGCGTCGGAGAAGGGTGTCTAG
- a CDS encoding S26 family signal peptidase produces MTWFLTLLAVLLCAVAALAAWWVRRRYVAVTVRGESMLPTLADHDRVLIRRGRRGLRRNDIVVVACPDSMTSWRERPPVSGDLAATEWFIKRAVALAGDPFGAGPVPAGHLAVVGDGVHSDDSRSHGPCPVDQVLGVVVRVLSRAAPVATADEDVHPHPYGG; encoded by the coding sequence ATGACGTGGTTCCTCACCCTGCTCGCTGTACTGCTCTGTGCAGTCGCGGCCCTCGCCGCGTGGTGGGTACGGCGCCGCTATGTGGCCGTGACCGTGCGCGGGGAGAGCATGCTGCCGACCCTGGCGGACCACGACCGGGTTCTCATCCGGCGCGGCCGGCGCGGACTGCGGCGCAATGACATCGTGGTGGTCGCCTGCCCTGATTCGATGACCTCGTGGCGAGAGAGGCCACCGGTCTCCGGGGATCTGGCGGCCACCGAGTGGTTCATCAAACGGGCGGTGGCGCTGGCGGGCGACCCGTTCGGCGCCGGACCGGTGCCGGCGGGCCATCTCGCGGTCGTCGGCGACGGCGTGCACAGCGACGACTCGCGAAGCCACGGCCCCTGCCCGGTGGACCAGGTTCTGGGCGTGGTGGTACGCGTCCTGAGCCGAGCGGCCCCGGTGGCGACCGCGGACGAGGACGTGCACCCGCATCCGTACGGTGGGTGA